In Paenibacillus protaetiae, the genomic stretch GTTCCATTTCAACGGAATTATCCGCCTCATCCGCTTTTTTTGGTTTTTCTCCGTAAAAGTGGTTAATTTCGCGAGCGAGCTCGCCGACCTCTTCACTCATGCGGGCCATGAGCGCTAGAGGACTGAAATAACCTTCCTTAAACTGGGAGATATAGTCGTCAACTTCTTTTTGTAT encodes the following:
- a CDS encoding nucleotide pyrophosphohydrolase gives rise to the protein MADKSLKEIQKEVDDYISQFKEGYFSPLALMARMSEEVGELAREINHFYGEKPKKADEADNSVEMELGDILFLLSCFANSLGIDLTEAHDKVMHKFNTRDANRWTRKNIEP